The following proteins come from a genomic window of Flavobacterium crocinum:
- a CDS encoding DUF2291 domain-containing protein, giving the protein MKKKYIYILAFLVIAFLAYNSVYFKKLSDVKKAQKESFDFKAYADSIYYKGILKSKKTIPLTSLIASVKKDQKEAFKSYGNRLGIGNSAYFMIKSTGKIIDIKDGIYTVADEKNGVVFIDTKYIFGNDLRDASGLVKLTDFKTNAQFNKVSESLNEIVRNEVIPKEIKTVKLGDSISFSGAVKLSKKQTLFTDLLIIPSQIKLQ; this is encoded by the coding sequence ATGAAAAAAAAGTATATTTATATTTTAGCCTTTCTTGTAATAGCTTTTTTAGCTTATAATTCTGTTTATTTCAAAAAACTGAGTGATGTAAAAAAAGCCCAAAAGGAATCTTTTGATTTTAAAGCGTATGCAGATTCCATCTATTATAAAGGTATTTTGAAAAGTAAAAAGACAATTCCTTTAACCAGTTTAATTGCTTCTGTAAAAAAAGATCAAAAAGAGGCTTTTAAAAGCTATGGAAATAGATTAGGCATCGGAAATTCAGCCTATTTTATGATTAAAAGCACCGGAAAAATCATCGACATCAAAGATGGCATTTATACCGTTGCTGATGAAAAAAACGGTGTTGTTTTCATTGATACCAAATACATTTTCGGAAATGATTTAAGAGATGCTTCAGGTTTAGTAAAACTAACCGATTTTAAGACCAATGCACAATTCAACAAAGTGTCCGAGAGCTTAAATGAGATTGTTCGAAATGAAGTTATTCCAAAAGAAATCAAAACTGTAAAATTAGGCGACAGCATTTCATTTTCGGGGGCGGTTAAATTGAGCAAAAAACAAACTTTGTTTACTGACCTCTTAATTATTCCTTCACAAATTAAACTTCAGTAA